The following is a genomic window from Clostridia bacterium.
CACTTATGCCAATGAATACAATGGAGTTAATCCCGCTTTTTGGTTCTGTGGAACAGAATCCGGAATTTATGGAAATGTTGTTAGGTCTCTTGGGTGAAGAGGAACAGTCGGAAGAAGAACTGCTTAAATTAAAAGAAGTGATTAAGCAGCCAGAGTTAAATAATTTATTGCCTGGTTTGTTTCTACCGGAAAATCCGCTTATCCCAAAAGAACAAATTGTAACAGATGGATTGCTAAAGGAAAAAACTTGTCCATTAGATAATGATCTGTCTTTTCAGGAATTAAAGTTTTTTATCCAAGAAAAGAAGAATGAACCTTTAGAACAAAAAGATGTTGTGCTACCTAAATTGGCGGAAACTGTTTTTCAGGAAACACATCAAAGTATGCAAGTAGAGCCTGTGGAAATTGATAACCTATGGTTAACTGAAATGAGTTTGCGAGAAAGTACTTCTTTTGAAGCTCCGGAGAATTTATCTAGCGAAGAACTGCCGGAAATTAAATTTTCGGAGAGAGTGCTTTGGCATCAAGAAGAAGGGATCGAGTTTTTAATGGAAAAGGAAAGTAATTTTGTAGAAAAAATAATTCCAGAGGAATTAAATCAAATTAACCAAATTAGTACTCCCTTTAGTCAAGAGACAGTACCTGAAAAAATTGAATTAAGTACACCTAATTTAGTTCGGGATTTACCGGAAGTGATCTTTAAAGAAATAAAACCATTGCTTGAGGTTAATGGTGAAAAAGAAATAGTAATTCATTTAAAACCTAAAGAATTAGGTAAGTTGGTTGTTGAGTTATCTGTAGAGGAGGGGGCTGTTTCTGTTAAATTTTTAGTTGAACAGCCTGTGGTACGCAGTTTTTTAGAAAGTAATTTAGATAATCTTAGACAATCATTTTTAAAACAGGACATTCCTTTTGCCGGTTTAAATGTTGATATTGGGGGAGAACAATTAAAACAAAGCCAATCAGATCAGGAACC
Proteins encoded in this region:
- a CDS encoding flagellar hook-length control protein FliK, which translates into the protein MELIPLFGSVEQNPEFMEMLLGLLGEEEQSEEELLKLKEVIKQPELNNLLPGLFLPENPLIPKEQIVTDGLLKEKTCPLDNDLSFQELKFFIQEKKNEPLEQKDVVLPKLAETVFQETHQSMQVEPVEIDNLWLTEMSLRESTSFEAPENLSSEELPEIKFSERVLWHQEEGIEFLMEKESNFVEKIIPEELNQINQISTPFSQETVPEKIELSTPNLVRDLPEVIFKEIKPLLEVNGEKEIVIHLKPKELGKLVVELSVEEGAVSVKFLVEQPVVRSFLESNLDNLRQSFLKQDIPFAGLNVDIGGEQLKQSQSDQEPIWELKKQNSWSQEKKEISACTDFQPTSLRLSAYDYLV